The genome window ATTAAATTAGAGAAGAAATGTCCATGTGGAGGGGAAAATTTTGTTCAAAGGAAATACGTTTGTCCGGTTCAGTATCGCACTGGCGCTGATATTGGTTAATATCTATTTATTATCACGTGTGAGCTTCATCTTTCAGCCGCTTGTCACCATGATCACGGTCATTACCGTACCGATGATGTTGTCCGTGTTCTTTTATTATCTGCTAAGACCGCTTGTGAATTATATGGAGAAAAAGAAAATCAATCGTACACTAAGTATTTTGCTAATCTACTTGGTTATTGCTATTCTGGGTGTATTCTTCATCATTGGCTTATGGCCATCGTTACGTGAGCAATTGGTGAATCTGGTCGATAACGCACCGAATCTAATCAATTCATTAAGTGAACAGCTGAGAGAGCTGGAGCAGAATGGTGCCATTCAAGCCTTGTTCCCCGAGGGCTCAACACCTTTCTCTCAGATTACGGAGTATATCAACAAAGGATTTAACTTTGTGACCAACTATGTAAGTGGATTTTTCTCACTCGTTTCCAGTTTTGCGATCATCTTGTTTACATTACCGATCCTTTTGTTCTACATGCTGTTACAAGGTGAGAAATTTGGCCGTAAACTGGCCCATATCGCTCCAAAACGTTTCCAAAATGACAGCCGTGAAGTTGTGCTTGAGATTGATCAGGCCCTGAGTGGTTTTATTGTGGGTAGAGTCTTGGTAAATCTGGCGCTGGGTGTACTGATGTATATCGGTTTCCTGATTATTGGACTGCCGTACGCATTACTGCTCACAGTAATCGCGGTCATCATGAACTTTGTTCCGTTTATCGGAGCGATTGTGTCATCTGTCCCTATTGTGATCATGGGTCTCGTGGTATCGCCATCCGTTGCCATCTGGTCTCTGATTATTATTCTCGTCGCTCAGCAGATTCAGGACAACCTGGTTGCACCGTACGTATTTGGCAAAAAGCTGGATATTCACCCGCTTACGACGATTATTCTGGTCTTGGGTGCAGGGGACCTGGGTGGGATTATTGCCATCCTGATTATTATCCCGGTGTATATGATCGTTAAAATTCTTTTGGTTCGAATCTATACTATGTTCTTCAAGGACAAATGGCAGAATGCCTAGCATGTAAATTATTCGAAGGAGTGGAGCACATGTCTGAAATTATCGAAAAACCATATAACGAACCTGAATATATCGCACCTCAATCTGTTCAAATGGGTACCATTCACATCTCGAACGATGTGCTGTCCAAGATTGTGGGGATGGCCGCGCAGAGCACGAATGGCGTATCCTCCATGTCTGTGGGGCTGACTGAAGGGATTGCCAAAAGCATCAGCGGCAAGAGTCTGCAAAAAGGGATTGATGTGCACGTCAAAGACGATCAGGCGACCATCCAGCTGCGCATTAACATTCAATATGGCAACAAGATGCATGAGGTATGCCGTGAACTTCAACATAACGTTCAACAGGCCGTGGAGCAATTAGCGGGTGTTATGGTTAATGAAATTAAAGTGCAAGTCGTCGGCATATCCATGCAGGAGACGGTATAAACAAACGTAAGGAATAACGAATGTAAGTATTGAACAAATGCAAGTGATATCGATTGGCAAAAAACAGCACCTTCCCATTAGCAACTTAACTGGGAGGGTGCTGTTTTATGTTTGCGATAATAAGTGGGCGCTTCGCCCATCACTTTTTTGAACATTTTGGAGAAAAGCAATGCATCAGTGTAGCCCACCGAGCGGGCAATATCACCAATGGTCAGACCGGGATCAAGGGTCAATTCGGCTGCCCTGCGCATCCGGTAATGGACCAGATACGACTGGATACTGCTCCCCATCTGATCCTTGAAGAGAGAGCACAGGTAACTGCGCTGCAAGCCCACATGGGCCGCGATGGACTGAACGGTAATAGCATTGGCGTAGTTCATTTCAATAAAGTCCATGACCTGCGTTACGTATGTTTCCTTCGAATAATCCTGCATGGGTTGAAGATGCTCTGAGTTGGCCTGATCAATCAAAATGGAGAAAAATTGATAAAGCAAACCAGTCATACTGATCTCCCAGCCTTTGTGGGTGTGTCGCGAATTAATCATTCGATGCAGACAGGATCGCATCTCGTCATCCTCATTGCCCAGCTCAAAAATCGGGTGATGCTCAGACAGACAAGCCTGCTGTAAAAAGGTTTGGCTATTGCTACCTTGAAAAGCAACCCAGCTGTATTCCCAAGGGTCATCCTGATCTGCTTCGTAATGAACAACAGAATGCGGAACGATCAGAAAACCTTGACCTTTGTGCAGGGTGTATGTTCTGCCTCCTACTTCGAAGGTGCCTTTGCCATTCAAAATATAATGAATTTTGTAATAGTCTCTCATGGCAGGGCCAAAGTGATGACCTGGTGTACAGGCTTCCGTACCATAATGAAGGAGCTGAAGCTCCTGAAAATGATTGCTTTTAAACATATATGTAATCAAGGGTATTCACTCCTGTACGATTTCATCTCATCTTGCATTTTAACATATTAATTAGATTAAAAGATCAATGATTTAACATTCGTTGGTATAGATAACAGTCATTTTTCCATATGGTTATAGTGAAATGCCATATCGTTTTGCCCGAGAAATGACTAAGATTAGAAGCAGCAAGGCAAACCTTACAGGAAAGTGAGAATAACGATGCCCTATACTGCGAGTGAACAACGATATGATGAGATGAAATATGTACGTTCCGGTAAATCCGGAATCAGACTGCCGCAAATTGCGCTGGGTCTATGGCAGAACTTCGGTGGTAACCGTACGTTGGATATTCAGGAAGAGATGATTTTGCGTGCCTTCGACCTCGGAATTAACCATTTCGATCTGGCGAATAACTATGGTCCACCTCCAGGATCAGCGGAAGAGAACTTTGGTGTGATATATAAAAAACATCTGCGTCCTTATCGGGATGAGCTGCTTATTTCGTCAAAGGCTGGCTATCACATGTGGAATGGACCTTATGGCGAATGGGGTTCCCGCAAAAACCTCATTGCGAGCCTGGATCAAAGCCTTGGCCGGATGGGACTGGATTATGTAGACATTTTCTATCATCACCGTCCAGATCCGGATACACCTTTGGAAGAGACCATGACAGCGCTGGATCATATCGTGCGGCAAGGTAAAGCACTGTATGTGGGGTTATCCAATTATAATGCAGAACAGACGCAAGAAGCGGTGACCATTCTCCGTCGTCTGGGTACGCCGTGTCTGGTTCATCAGCCGAATTACTCCATGTTGAACCGCTGGATCGAAGACGGTTTGCAGGACGTACTGGATGAGCAGGGCGTAGGTTCAATAGCATTCTGTCCACTCGGCCGCGGCCAGTTGACGAATAAATATGTCGACAAGATTAAGGAAGAACGAGCCAATCCAACAGGCAATTTGAAAAAAGAAGCTTATACGGACGAACGGATTGCCAAGTTCGATGCGCTTCAGGCGGTTGCAGAAAGAAGAGGTCAGACGATCTCTCAACTGGCTCTGAACTGGATCTTGCGCGGTAACCGTGTAACCTCCGCACTGATTGGTGCAAGCCGTGTGTCCCAGATCGAAGAAAACGTAGCTGCGCTCAAGGCACCGGACCTGACAACGGAAGAGTTGAATGAGATCGAAAGCATTCTTGATGGCATGGGTAATTATCCGTGGTAACATACACAGTATAGCTGTGTGAAAATTATAGTTAGACAAAGATTATGGTAATAGAAAATTAATATGAAATGGTGCCGTCCTGATAACCAGGAAGGTGCCATTTTTTTATATGTCATTTTCTTTATAGGATAAGATCTATTATAATAGTTCATTAATTGACCTATGTTTATTTTTTTGGAATGAGCCTAGTTCATAGCACCTGGTCCTAGGATTTAGGGTATAATATATAGAAGCTTTACATTTGAACTACGAAGGAGAGGCTCCATTTGAACTTTGAACAGTGGATTTCGCCTGAAAGCTATAACCTGACATCCGAGATGGAGAATCATCCATCAGACCGGATTGCACTTAGATGGCTCAGCGATCAACGAGAATTGGAAGAGATCACGTATGGTGATTTGTTCAAGCAGGCGAATCGTCTTGCTGGAGGTTTGCGTGAACTAGGACTGGTGAAGGGTGATCGGGTGCTGGTCATGGTACCACGCCGTATCATTGCCTATGTCATTTACATTGCTTGTCTTAAATTGGGGATTGCCGTTATTCCGTCCTCTGAGATGTTACGGGCTAAAGATCTGGAATATCGTCTGCGTCACTCTGAGGCGCGGGCTGTTATTGTATGGTCCGAGACAACCTCGGAAGTGGAAAAGATGGACGCGGATCTGCCGTCACTGGCACATCGTATCGTAGCATCTCCTAATGGTGAAGTTGGCGTACCTGCTGAAGGTTGGGTCAATGTGCATGAGTTAATGCAAAATCAACCTGAAGAGATGGCTGCAGTGGACACTCACCGTGATGATACAGCTATTCTTGCCTATACTTCGGGCACAACAGGTAATCCCAAAGGAGTTGTACATAGCCACGGTTGGGGATATGCCCACCTGCGGATCGCTTCTTCACTATGGCTGGATATTCAGCCTTCAGATACCGTATGGGCAACAGCGGCACCTGGCTGGCAAAAATGGATCTGGAGTCCGTTCCTGTCGGTACTCGGAAGAGGCGCGACCGGACTGGTCTACAATGGATCATTCCAACCCAAGCGTTACCTGGAATTGATGCAGGAACATCAAATTAATGTTCTATGCTGTACACCAACCGAATATCGGTTAATGGCCAAAGCCGATGATCTTGGACATTATGATCTGTCCCATCTGCGCAGTGCTGTTTCAGCGGGTGAACCGCTCAATCAGGAAGTCATTGAAATCTTCCAGCGTCACTTTGACCTCACTATTCGAGACGGATATGGACAGACCGAGAGCACGTTGTTGATCGGCAGTCTCAAAGATGCGCCTGTACGTATTGGTTCGATGGGTCAGTCGATTACACCTGGGTTGATTGAAATCATCGATGAAGAGGGACAACCTGTACCTGCGGGTGAAGTTGGAGATATCGCGGTACACAAAGAGATGCCGGCTTTGTTCCGATCCTATTATCAGGATGAGGGACGGAAGGAAGCGAGTCAGCGTGGCGATTATTTTGTAACAGGGGACCGTGCACGTAAAGACGAAGAAGGTTACTTCTGGTTTGAAGGTCGCAGTGACGATATCATCATCAGTTCGGGTTACACCATCGGACCATTTGAAGTGGAAGAAGCACTTATGAAACACGCCAGTGTGAAGGAATGCGCGGTGGTTGCAAGTCCGGATGAGATCCGTGGCAATGTGGTGAAAGCTTTTGTTGTACTGCGAGATGATTCACTGGCTTCACCAGAACTGATGCGTGAATTGCAGCACCATGTCAAAGAAATTACAGCACCTTACAAGTATCCACGCAAGATCGAATTTGTTATGGATCTGCCGAAGACCAACTCTGGTAAAATCCGCCGGATTGAGTTACGTGAACAAGAAAAACGTAATGTATAAATCATTTTGTATAAAATTTTGGAAATTAAGTCTGCGGAGTGAAAGAGAAGGATTCGATTCTGCAGAAGCGAAAGCGGTCGTATTTGTCTCCGAATTTTAACCTTTGAAAAATACGATGAAGAAAATTTGGAGACAACGACGATCTAAAGAACGATCCTTCGCTGTAACGGCCAATCAGCAGATTCCAAGTCACTTGCAAACCATGTCATAATATATGAAACAGGAGTGAACACAACCATGAGTCAATTTGAACAAACCTTTGAAAAGTCATTGGAACAATACGCGGAACTGGTTGTCAAAGTCGGTGTAAATATTCAAAAAGGACAGGACTTGCTCGTCACTGCCCCCATCGAATCGCTTGAATTCACACGTTTGATTGTTCAAAAAGCGTATGCAGCCGGAGCGAAGTACGTGCAAGTGGAATTCGATGATGATAACATTACCCGCAGTCGTTTCGAACATGGCTCGGATGACAGTTTTGACTACTATCCGGCCTGGAAAGGCGACATGATGGAGAAGTTCGCTGAAGCCGGCGGAGCAACATTGACGATCAAAGTACCTGACCCGGATCTGTACAATGGGATTAATTCGGACAACGTCTCCCGTGCGACTAAGGCTGCTGCTCAAGCACGTAAAGGATATTCCAAATATACACGTAATCATGAAATTAGCTGGTGTTTGATCAAAGCACCGACCAAGGCTTGGGCGAACAAAGTGTTTGCCGACATCCCGGAAGAAGAACGAATCAATGTGATGTGGGAAACCATCTTCAAAATGAACCGTGTTGATGGCCGAGACGCCGTACAAAATTGGAGAGAGCATCTGGATACCCTGAATACCATGAGTGATCTCCTGAACCAAAAGAACTATAAGAGCCTGCATTACCGTGCGCCAGGTACAGACCTGAAAATCGAATTGGTTAACAATCATATCTGGGGCGGTGGTGGCAGCGAAAATAAACAAGGCGTATACACGGTTGCCAATATGCCGACTGAAGAAGTATTCACCATGCCTAAGCGCAGTGGGGTGAACGGTTATGTTAGCAGCACCATGCCTCTGAACCTAAACGGGCAACTGGTTGACCAGATGAGAATCACCTTCAAGGACGGACAAGTTGTTGCCTTTACGGCAGCATCTGGTGAAGAGCATCTGAAGAACCTCTTTGCCACGGATGAAGGAGCACGTTATCTGGGTGAAGTGGCACTCGTGCCTCATGACTCCCCGATCTCCAACTTGAATCGTATTTTCTATAATACGGGCATTGATGAAAATGCATCTTGCCATTTGGCTGTGGGAAGTGCGTATCCATTCAACATGAAAGATGGCACTACGATGTCTAACGATGAATTGTTGAAGCATGAGTGCAATGTGAGTCTGACCCACGTCGATTTCATGATCGGTTCCGCAGAGCTGGATATCGATGGTGAGTTACAGGATGGCACAATCGAGCCGGTATTCCGTAAAGGCAACTGGGCATTTTAATTTCTAATCTGGCTATATAACTTGAACTAAAGATTATTTACACTGACACTACGATGACAAAATAACCTTCCAATCGCTGTTATCACCGGATTTTTTTTTGATTCCCTTTTTCGAAGGGGAAATTCCGGGGATAGCGTATGCTTCCGATGCAGCTTTCTTTCAGAAAGCTTTTAGGCGAACGCTTCGCTTTTTCAGGTTTTTTCTGTCCTCTCCGTTATCGTGTAAATGATTAGTTCAACTTATATAGTATTAATAGTATTTAATCGAGAAAGTGACTTCAACTTGAAGTCACTTTTTTCGTTTTTTCATAACATGGATTACACAGGCCTCACAGGCACACATATTTCGCACCAATGCTGATGGAGCAGTTCCCATCGATACCGTTCAATAACTGGTTTGTTGTCCATCACATAACCACTTGCATGCAAATGGGGAATGATCACATTCCAAGCCTGCTGAATATCTTCTGCCGTATGTCTCACCTTACAGATGAGATAGTCTCCGCCTGATAACTCGCCAATCTCAACTATGTCATCTTCCAGACGTTTAGATTCCGTGATAACAATACAGGCATCATATCTACATTCTTCGGGTGGTGTGGTAGTCGGGTCATCTTGGGGGATGCCCAGTAATGTTGCTGATTCATGAAGCAATTGGTTTTTGTCTGCCCATTGTTTGAGTGTATTCATCGCTTGGGCATTGGCCGGACCGTAAGGCCCCACTTGTCGAACATAGGCAAGGCGACACGACGGGAGGTTTTCGATATACATTTGCATGGAAATCTTCCTCTCAAT of Paenibacillus sp. FSL R5-0517 contains these proteins:
- a CDS encoding GyrI-like domain-containing protein; protein product: MQMYIENLPSCRLAYVRQVGPYGPANAQAMNTLKQWADKNQLLHESATLLGIPQDDPTTTPPEECRYDACIVITESKRLEDDIVEIGELSGGDYLICKVRHTAEDIQQAWNVIIPHLHASGYVMDNKPVIERYRWELLHQHWCEICVPVRPV
- a CDS encoding aminopeptidase — translated: MSQFEQTFEKSLEQYAELVVKVGVNIQKGQDLLVTAPIESLEFTRLIVQKAYAAGAKYVQVEFDDDNITRSRFEHGSDDSFDYYPAWKGDMMEKFAEAGGATLTIKVPDPDLYNGINSDNVSRATKAAAQARKGYSKYTRNHEISWCLIKAPTKAWANKVFADIPEEERINVMWETIFKMNRVDGRDAVQNWREHLDTLNTMSDLLNQKNYKSLHYRAPGTDLKIELVNNHIWGGGGSENKQGVYTVANMPTEEVFTMPKRSGVNGYVSSTMPLNLNGQLVDQMRITFKDGQVVAFTAASGEEHLKNLFATDEGARYLGEVALVPHDSPISNLNRIFYNTGIDENASCHLAVGSAYPFNMKDGTTMSNDELLKHECNVSLTHVDFMIGSAELDIDGELQDGTIEPVFRKGNWAF
- a CDS encoding acyl--CoA ligase, which gives rise to MENHPSDRIALRWLSDQRELEEITYGDLFKQANRLAGGLRELGLVKGDRVLVMVPRRIIAYVIYIACLKLGIAVIPSSEMLRAKDLEYRLRHSEARAVIVWSETTSEVEKMDADLPSLAHRIVASPNGEVGVPAEGWVNVHELMQNQPEEMAAVDTHRDDTAILAYTSGTTGNPKGVVHSHGWGYAHLRIASSLWLDIQPSDTVWATAAPGWQKWIWSPFLSVLGRGATGLVYNGSFQPKRYLELMQEHQINVLCCTPTEYRLMAKADDLGHYDLSHLRSAVSAGEPLNQEVIEIFQRHFDLTIRDGYGQTESTLLIGSLKDAPVRIGSMGQSITPGLIEIIDEEGQPVPAGEVGDIAVHKEMPALFRSYYQDEGRKEASQRGDYFVTGDRARKDEEGYFWFEGRSDDIIISSGYTIGPFEVEEALMKHASVKECAVVASPDEIRGNVVKAFVVLRDDSLASPELMRELQHHVKEITAPYKYPRKIEFVMDLPKTNSGKIRRIELREQEKRNV
- a CDS encoding AI-2E family transporter: MFKGNTFVRFSIALALILVNIYLLSRVSFIFQPLVTMITVITVPMMLSVFFYYLLRPLVNYMEKKKINRTLSILLIYLVIAILGVFFIIGLWPSLREQLVNLVDNAPNLINSLSEQLRELEQNGAIQALFPEGSTPFSQITEYINKGFNFVTNYVSGFFSLVSSFAIILFTLPILLFYMLLQGEKFGRKLAHIAPKRFQNDSREVVLEIDQALSGFIVGRVLVNLALGVLMYIGFLIIGLPYALLLTVIAVIMNFVPFIGAIVSSVPIVIMGLVVSPSVAIWSLIIILVAQQIQDNLVAPYVFGKKLDIHPLTTIILVLGAGDLGGIIAILIIIPVYMIVKILLVRIYTMFFKDKWQNA
- a CDS encoding aldo/keto reductase, encoding MPYTASEQRYDEMKYVRSGKSGIRLPQIALGLWQNFGGNRTLDIQEEMILRAFDLGINHFDLANNYGPPPGSAEENFGVIYKKHLRPYRDELLISSKAGYHMWNGPYGEWGSRKNLIASLDQSLGRMGLDYVDIFYHHRPDPDTPLEETMTALDHIVRQGKALYVGLSNYNAEQTQEAVTILRRLGTPCLVHQPNYSMLNRWIEDGLQDVLDEQGVGSIAFCPLGRGQLTNKYVDKIKEERANPTGNLKKEAYTDERIAKFDALQAVAERRGQTISQLALNWILRGNRVTSALIGASRVSQIEENVAALKAPDLTTEELNEIESILDGMGNYPW
- a CDS encoding Asp23/Gls24 family envelope stress response protein encodes the protein MSEIIEKPYNEPEYIAPQSVQMGTIHISNDVLSKIVGMAAQSTNGVSSMSVGLTEGIAKSISGKSLQKGIDVHVKDDQATIQLRINIQYGNKMHEVCRELQHNVQQAVEQLAGVMVNEIKVQVVGISMQETV
- a CDS encoding AraC family transcriptional regulator — encoded protein: MITYMFKSNHFQELQLLHYGTEACTPGHHFGPAMRDYYKIHYILNGKGTFEVGGRTYTLHKGQGFLIVPHSVVHYEADQDDPWEYSWVAFQGSNSQTFLQQACLSEHHPIFELGNEDDEMRSCLHRMINSRHTHKGWEISMTGLLYQFFSILIDQANSEHLQPMQDYSKETYVTQVMDFIEMNYANAITVQSIAAHVGLQRSYLCSLFKDQMGSSIQSYLVHYRMRRAAELTLDPGLTIGDIARSVGYTDALLFSKMFKKVMGEAPTYYRKHKTAPSQLSC